Proteins encoded by one window of Ignavibacteriota bacterium:
- a CDS encoding glycosyltransferase, producing the protein MSELVDDIFPESNLNALVIAYYFPPMGLSGVQRTLKFVKYLPDFGWNPVVLTTENSDYYAYDDTLLEEIPDIVKIFKVPESKRKSKIKSKPRKFPNYFKQRIGAAIVRFFKQPDSKIHWKKFALKEAEKIIQEHDIKIIFATAPPFTSFLIAKELSEKYDIPFVIDYRDNWVDNPFHFYPTLWHKNYNIELEKSVLTVSERAFVITRYAKELLLKRYRFLSHDDVVILPHGYDPEDFVNIPATINTRKLVFTHSGLFQDDRTPKYFLKAINLFLKDYPDATDEIELRFVGLMRPSHTRLIKRYKVANICTLTGYLNHKEAVQNLIESNVLWLTVNDTIRTPGKLYEYIGAMKPILYLGPQGQISSIVKDTKAGFIVDNKKVKEISSVVKKIYLLWKDSNLPEPDKDNADNYNRKHITAQLARQLSLHSKM; encoded by the coding sequence ATGTCTGAATTAGTGGATGATATTTTTCCCGAAAGCAATCTAAATGCGCTGGTAATAGCTTACTATTTCCCGCCTATGGGACTTAGTGGTGTACAAAGGACACTCAAATTTGTTAAATATCTTCCGGATTTCGGTTGGAATCCGGTAGTTTTAACTACGGAAAATTCTGATTATTATGCTTACGACGATACACTTCTTGAGGAAATTCCTGATATTGTCAAAATATTCAAAGTCCCTGAATCCAAGCGTAAATCCAAAATCAAAAGTAAACCACGTAAATTTCCTAATTATTTCAAACAAAGAATTGGAGCTGCTATCGTTAGGTTTTTTAAGCAACCTGATTCAAAGATTCATTGGAAAAAGTTTGCTCTTAAAGAAGCTGAAAAAATAATTCAGGAGCATGATATTAAAATAATTTTTGCTACGGCTCCACCATTTACCAGCTTTTTGATTGCCAAAGAACTTTCAGAAAAGTATGATATACCATTTGTAATTGATTATCGCGATAATTGGGTGGATAATCCTTTTCATTTCTATCCGACATTGTGGCATAAGAATTATAATATTGAACTGGAAAAATCTGTATTGACAGTATCAGAACGAGCTTTTGTAATTACAAGGTATGCTAAGGAACTACTTTTAAAAAGGTACCGTTTCCTATCGCACGACGATGTTGTAATACTCCCTCACGGTTATGACCCTGAGGATTTCGTAAATATTCCTGCTACAATTAATACACGCAAACTCGTATTTACACATAGTGGCTTATTTCAGGATGACCGGACTCCAAAGTATTTTCTTAAAGCCATAAACTTATTTCTAAAAGATTATCCTGATGCAACTGATGAAATCGAACTACGTTTTGTAGGCTTAATGAGACCCTCTCACACGAGACTTATTAAAAGATATAAAGTTGCTAATATATGCACTCTGACAGGATACCTGAATCACAAAGAAGCCGTTCAGAATCTGATTGAATCAAATGTTCTATGGCTTACAGTAAATGATACAATACGTACACCCGGCAAACTCTACGAATACATTGGAGCTATGAAGCCAATTTTATATCTCGGTCCACAGGGTCAGATATCATCTATTGTTAAAGATACTAAAGCAGGATTCATTGTTGATAATAAAAAAGTCAAAGAAATTTCTTCGGTTGTGAAAAAAATCTATTTATTATGGAAAGATTCAAATCTTCCGGAGCCTGATAAAGATAACGCCGATAATTATAATCGAAAACATATCACAGCACAGTTGGCAAGACAACTTTCATTACACTCAAAAATGTAA
- a CDS encoding aminopeptidase P family protein: MAKKIINQQTTNKYPKIVDRRLDQLRFSLEEQKSEAIAVSFMPNIRYLTNFSGSNALLFIMENEIHFVTDDTYEEQIKDELYQLPNLKTHITRDPWIYLVKNKVLKGVQGISFEADSMPYSEAVEIRNKIRPIKFKPADDLVSRFTQPKDPEELDCIKKSLVLSEQVYKYMLGFIKVGMSEIEVANEISHQCRLHGSEGEPQDIIVVSGPRCAQVNGNPSEKKIKKQELVIIDFGVKYKGYGTAVSRTVAMGRVTKEHKSVYESLKKARRLALKEVRPGMFAKNLDSICRNSIMKDGYGEYFKHGFGHGIGLQPIEQPIISYEVTEQMIPEECVIGVEPGIYMGDKYGIRAEDVFLVSKNGGELLLAAPEEIDVI, encoded by the coding sequence ATGGCGAAAAAGATTATAAATCAGCAGACTACAAATAAGTATCCTAAAATTGTGGATAGAAGACTTGACCAGCTAAGATTTTCTCTTGAAGAGCAAAAATCTGAAGCTATTGCTGTCAGCTTTATGCCAAATATAAGATATCTTACTAACTTTTCTGGCTCAAATGCTTTACTTTTCATAATGGAAAATGAAATCCATTTCGTTACTGATGATACTTATGAAGAACAAATCAAGGACGAGCTTTATCAATTACCAAATTTGAAAACGCATATTACTCGCGATCCATGGATATATCTGGTTAAAAATAAAGTTCTGAAAGGTGTTCAGGGTATAAGTTTTGAAGCCGATTCTATGCCATACTCTGAAGCAGTCGAAATTCGCAATAAAATAAGACCCATAAAATTCAAACCTGCTGATGACCTTGTTTCACGCTTTACTCAGCCCAAAGATCCCGAAGAGCTTGATTGTATAAAAAAATCACTTGTGCTTTCTGAGCAAGTTTATAAGTATATGCTTGGATTTATTAAAGTTGGAATGTCCGAAATCGAAGTTGCTAATGAAATTTCCCATCAGTGTCGTCTTCACGGCTCTGAAGGTGAGCCGCAGGATATAATCGTCGTTTCCGGTCCTAGATGTGCTCAAGTTAACGGTAATCCGTCTGAAAAGAAAATCAAAAAACAAGAACTTGTCATTATTGACTTTGGTGTTAAGTATAAAGGTTACGGCACAGCTGTTTCTCGTACTGTTGCAATGGGCAGAGTTACCAAAGAGCATAAATCAGTTTATGAATCACTAAAAAAAGCCCGTCGTTTAGCTCTTAAAGAAGTAAGACCCGGAATGTTTGCTAAGAATCTTGATTCAATTTGCCGCAACTCTATTATGAAAGATGGTTATGGCGAATATTTCAAGCATGGTTTTGGCCATGGCATTGGTCTTCAGCCGATTGAGCAGCCAATAATTTCTTATGAAGTAACCGAACAAATGATTCCGGAAGAATGTGTTATAGGCGTCGAACCGGGAATTTATATGGGTGATAAATATGGTATAAGAGCCGAGGATGTTTTCCTTGTCTCAAAGAATGGTGGCGAATTGCTTCTTGCCGCCCCTGAAGAAATTGATGTTATTTGA
- the guaB gene encoding IMP dehydrogenase, with amino-acid sequence MDNGKILYEGITYDDVLLIPSYSEVLPRETNISTRLTKSISLNIPVISAAMDSVTEANMAIAIAREGGLGVIHKNLTIEKQAEQVDRVKRSESGMIRNPITLTSDKKVSDALHLMSLYHISGIPIIDDNKKLIGIVTNRDLRFKPNPNQPILEIMTTKNLITVPVGATLEDAELVLKQQRIEKLPVVDDDYILRGLITFKDIEKKKKHPNACKDEGGRLRVAAALGVTPDTMDRIAALVEKGVDVVFVDTAHGHSAGVLNMVSRIKSTYPTLQVIGGNIATGDAAKALIDAGADGLKIGIGPGSICTTRIVAGVGVPQLSAIMNVAEVAAQYDIPVIADGGIKQTGDVAKAIASGADSVMIGNMLAGHEESPGEKVIYERRAYKIYRGMGSLGAMSQGSADRYFQDAEDEINKFVPEGIEGRVPYKGSMSDTIYQIIGGLRSAMGYCGCRNIEEMKKNAKFNRITNAGLRESHPHNVSITKESPNYFV; translated from the coding sequence ATGGATAACGGTAAAATTTTATATGAAGGTATAACTTACGACGATGTTCTACTGATTCCTTCATATTCAGAAGTATTACCTCGTGAAACAAATATCAGCACAAGACTCACTAAAAGCATTTCTTTGAACATTCCGGTTATAAGTGCTGCTATGGACTCTGTTACGGAAGCAAATATGGCTATTGCTATTGCTCGTGAGGGTGGCTTGGGTGTAATTCACAAGAACCTTACTATCGAAAAGCAAGCTGAGCAAGTGGATAGAGTAAAACGCTCCGAAAGTGGTATGATACGCAATCCAATTACTCTGACGAGTGATAAAAAAGTTTCCGATGCTTTGCACCTGATGTCATTATATCATATTTCAGGTATTCCAATTATTGATGATAATAAAAAGCTAATTGGAATTGTGACTAATCGTGATTTGAGATTCAAACCAAATCCTAACCAGCCAATCCTTGAGATTATGACAACGAAAAATCTCATCACTGTACCGGTTGGAGCAACTCTTGAAGATGCCGAGCTTGTTTTAAAGCAACAGAGAATCGAGAAATTGCCTGTAGTTGATGATGATTATATACTTAGAGGATTGATTACTTTTAAAGACATCGAAAAAAAGAAAAAACATCCAAATGCATGCAAAGATGAGGGCGGCAGACTTAGAGTAGCCGCTGCACTTGGCGTAACGCCAGATACTATGGACAGAATAGCAGCTCTTGTCGAAAAAGGTGTTGACGTAGTTTTTGTAGATACAGCACACGGGCATTCCGCCGGTGTTCTCAATATGGTAAGCAGAATAAAAAGCACTTATCCGACACTCCAGGTTATTGGTGGAAATATCGCAACAGGCGATGCAGCTAAAGCATTGATTGATGCGGGTGCTGATGGACTCAAAATAGGTATTGGTCCGGGCTCGATATGCACGACAAGAATTGTAGCAGGCGTGGGTGTCCCTCAACTATCAGCAATAATGAATGTCGCCGAAGTAGCAGCCCAATATGATATACCCGTTATTGCTGACGGCGGTATCAAACAAACAGGGGATGTTGCTAAAGCGATTGCTTCTGGTGCAGATTCAGTAATGATTGGCAATATGCTTGCAGGTCACGAAGAAAGCCCGGGAGAGAAAGTCATTTATGAGCGTCGTGCTTATAAAATTTATCGTGGTATGGGCTCTCTTGGAGCAATGAGCCAAGGCTCTGCAGACAGATATTTTCAGGATGCTGAGGATGAAATCAATAAATTTGTTCCGGAAGGTATCGAAGGAAGAGTACCTTACAAAGGCTCAATGAGTGATACTATTTATCAGATAATTGGCGGATTACGCTCAGCTATGGGATACTGCGGTTGTCGAAATATCGAGGAAATGAAAAAGAATGCAAAATTTAACAGAATCACAAATGCCGGATTAAGAGAATCTCACCCGCATAATGTTTCTATTACTAAAGAATCACCAAATTACTTTGTTTAA
- the atpC gene encoding ATP synthase F1 subunit epsilon — protein sequence MADKYLKVDIITPQSVVYSGDAVSVNVPGSYSPFEVLINHAPIVSSLDTGVIKIMSSENKLVYFAAGTGFVEVNDNKVSILVENAVNADEIDKDKVIEAIGNLKNEISVSSAISDKLLFSSNLAYRQAQLKAATMRRVN from the coding sequence ATGGCAGATAAATATTTAAAAGTTGATATTATTACACCGCAGAGCGTCGTTTATTCAGGCGACGCTGTGTCGGTAAATGTACCTGGCTCGTATTCGCCTTTTGAGGTTTTAATCAATCACGCACCGATTGTATCATCACTTGATACGGGAGTGATCAAAATCATGTCTAGCGAAAATAAGCTGGTTTATTTTGCTGCAGGAACTGGATTTGTTGAGGTCAATGATAATAAAGTATCAATTTTAGTTGAAAATGCAGTCAATGCTGATGAAATTGACAAAGATAAGGTTATTGAAGCTATCGGCAATTTAAAAAATGAAATATCAGTCAGTTCTGCTATTAGCGATAAACTGTTATTTTCATCTAATCTGGCATACAGGCAAGCTCAATTAAAAGCCGCTACAATGAGAAGGGTTAATTAA
- the atpD gene encoding F0F1 ATP synthase subunit beta, which translates to MNEGSIIQVIGPVVDVQFPEGKIPAVLNAVHIPRKSVEDGTDSLLVCEVQQHLGEDRVRTVAMDSTDGLVRGMTAIDTGSPILVSVGPESLGRMVNVIGGAIDGKPEIESKLKYPIHRPSPKFENLTTTKEMFETGIKVIDLIQPFTKGGKTGLFGGAGVGKTVIIQELIHNIAKHHGGYSCFAGVGERTREGNDLYLEMQESGVIDKTALIFGQMNEPPGARSRVALTALTIAEYFRDEEGKDVLLFIDNIFRFIQAGSEVSALLGRMPSAVGYQPTLATELGALQERIASTNKGSITSVQAVYVPADDLTDPAPANTFTHLDAKTVLSRQIAELGLYPAVDPLDSSSRIMDPLVLGEEHYKTAITCIKVLQTYKDLQDIINILGMDELSDEDKQTVYRARKIQRFFSQPFSVAEQFTGFEGKYVKVPDTIAGFKAILSGECDEIPETMFEYKGTIDEVFDAWKKQK; encoded by the coding sequence ATGAATGAAGGCTCCATAATTCAGGTGATTGGACCGGTTGTTGACGTTCAGTTCCCTGAGGGCAAAATCCCTGCAGTTTTGAATGCAGTTCATATTCCCAGAAAATCAGTAGAAGACGGCACAGACAGTCTACTTGTTTGCGAAGTACAGCAACACTTAGGTGAGGACCGTGTGCGTACAGTGGCAATGGACTCGACCGATGGTCTTGTTCGCGGTATGACAGCGATAGATACCGGTTCACCAATTTTAGTATCTGTTGGTCCTGAATCTCTTGGCAGAATGGTTAATGTTATCGGCGGTGCAATAGACGGCAAACCTGAAATCGAAAGCAAGCTCAAGTATCCTATCCACCGACCTTCACCAAAGTTTGAAAATCTTACTACAACTAAAGAAATGTTCGAAACAGGCATCAAGGTAATTGACCTTATTCAGCCATTTACAAAAGGTGGTAAAACAGGTCTTTTTGGTGGTGCAGGTGTAGGTAAAACAGTTATTATTCAGGAGTTGATTCATAATATTGCCAAGCACCACGGCGGTTATTCATGCTTTGCTGGTGTAGGTGAGCGTACGCGTGAAGGTAACGACCTATATCTCGAAATGCAGGAATCAGGTGTAATTGATAAAACGGCACTAATTTTCGGTCAGATGAATGAGCCGCCTGGAGCACGTTCGAGAGTAGCTCTTACCGCACTTACAATTGCTGAATATTTCCGTGATGAAGAAGGTAAAGACGTTCTTTTATTTATTGATAATATATTTCGTTTTATTCAGGCAGGTTCAGAAGTATCAGCGCTTTTAGGTCGTATGCCTTCAGCTGTGGGCTATCAGCCGACTTTGGCAACTGAGCTTGGTGCACTTCAGGAGCGTATTGCTTCAACAAACAAAGGCTCTATCACATCAGTTCAGGCGGTTTATGTACCGGCTGACGACTTGACTGACCCGGCTCCGGCGAATACATTTACTCACCTTGATGCAAAAACCGTACTTTCTCGTCAGATTGCTGAACTTGGTCTTTATCCGGCGGTTGACCCGCTTGATTCTTCTTCAAGAATTATGGATCCGCTCGTACTTGGTGAAGAACATTACAAAACTGCTATCACTTGTATAAAAGTATTGCAAACTTACAAAGATCTGCAAGATATCATCAATATCCTTGGTATGGATGAGCTTTCGGACGAAGATAAACAGACAGTTTACCGAGCTCGAAAGATTCAAAGATTCTTCTCGCAGCCATTCTCTGTGGCAGAGCAATTTACAGGCTTTGAAGGAAAATATGTTAAAGTTCCAGATACAATTGCAGGTTTTAAAGCCATTTTGAGTGGTGAATGTGACGAAATACCTGAAACTATGTTCGAATACAAAGGCACAATTGATGAAGTATTTGATGCCTGGAAGAAACAAAAATAA
- a CDS encoding penicillin acylase family protein: MALEFFHYRRVTALVVSIIIIAIAFIVFVYKLINVSVVTGTKSYKTEHIKSKAEIYTNFYGIPYFYSENEEDLFFAVGYYQASMRIWQMDYYRRLSEGRLSEIFGETTVKVDKFMRCFDIAEISKRNYDSISGKSRSILDAYSRGVNYFIENNHSRLPLEFNALSYKPEPWQPYHSLMIGRLLTFELSLSIWSDITFGELFEKLGSDKAKLLLPDDDNNFAVFNFPEIIDEKKGRNRSSFSNEVFEIKEILGFGGSSAGSNCWSFKKIDSITGNSAILANDAHLLLGIPARWMQMKIKSGDIDAIGLTVPGLPLILSGRNKHIAWGVTNIMVDGFDYFVEKLDEKQENYYINDSTLKKITYIVDTVLIAGKEPEIYYKRKTGNSFIISDFHILSDPSLFLKFSTDGSSQGMYNNIVLSFKWIGESIGDELFSLYKLNSARTFDDFRDALRHWSAPGLNFHYADKTGNIGVISAGYVPLRETKCNPNLPNPAWIDNYSWKSLVRLQENNFEELNPKENFIASANNKLSDKKDLFVSNYWEPDARYRRIIELLGESDVYNSRTAQFMQNDYYSVYAKELMNICIPVLDNYRNLLEPEEIEFLEIMKNWDYIISRASVHASIYTFYFEKLIFNTFHDEMGDRLYKQYAFVSSLPTRKLISLISMYDSPLFDIQGTTNVENKEFIIFKSFRDALNEFNSYFGNLPIEHRQYGKMHTLTLEHPFSSSDFLKSAVTLGPYETGGNNTTINNAEWNITNPYKHRVGPSMRFIADMNTDFIFSSVPGGSSGDHIHPNFSDQLQIWLNGGYVTLPLDISQTPEDFNLIYKFFH; this comes from the coding sequence ATGGCTTTAGAGTTTTTCCATTATCGCCGCGTGACAGCATTGGTTGTATCAATCATTATAATTGCTATAGCTTTTATTGTATTTGTTTATAAACTCATCAATGTTTCTGTAGTAACAGGCACGAAAAGTTACAAAACTGAGCATATTAAATCAAAAGCAGAAATTTATACAAATTTTTACGGCATTCCATATTTTTATTCTGAAAATGAAGAAGATTTATTCTTTGCTGTTGGATATTATCAGGCAAGTATGAGAATATGGCAAATGGATTACTATCGCAGGCTTTCAGAAGGCAGACTTTCAGAAATTTTTGGAGAAACAACTGTTAAAGTTGATAAATTCATGCGTTGTTTTGATATTGCTGAAATTTCAAAACGGAATTACGACTCGATTTCGGGTAAATCAAGGAGTATTCTTGATGCATATTCCAGAGGCGTGAATTATTTCATCGAAAACAATCATTCTCGCCTGCCACTTGAATTCAATGCATTGTCATACAAACCCGAGCCCTGGCAGCCTTATCATTCTCTAATGATTGGCAGACTGCTGACTTTTGAATTGTCCTTAAGCATTTGGTCTGATATTACTTTCGGCGAACTATTCGAAAAACTTGGAAGTGATAAAGCAAAGCTACTTTTACCTGATGATGACAACAATTTTGCTGTATTCAATTTTCCTGAAATAATTGACGAAAAGAAGGGAAGAAATCGAAGCAGCTTTTCTAACGAAGTTTTTGAAATTAAAGAAATACTTGGATTCGGAGGCTCATCAGCCGGCAGTAATTGCTGGAGTTTTAAAAAGATTGACTCTATAACAGGCAACTCTGCAATTCTTGCAAATGATGCTCACCTTCTTCTTGGAATTCCTGCTCGATGGATGCAAATGAAAATTAAATCGGGTGATATTGATGCAATTGGGCTGACTGTTCCCGGACTTCCACTAATCCTCTCAGGAAGGAATAAACATATTGCCTGGGGCGTTACGAATATTATGGTTGACGGATTTGACTATTTTGTTGAAAAACTTGACGAAAAGCAAGAAAACTATTATATTAATGATTCAACATTAAAAAAGATTACTTATATTGTTGATACAGTTTTAATTGCAGGAAAAGAACCGGAGATATATTATAAAAGGAAAACCGGTAATTCATTTATAATAAGTGATTTTCATATTCTGTCCGATCCTTCATTATTCCTGAAATTTTCGACCGATGGCAGCTCTCAGGGTATGTATAACAATATAGTATTGTCATTCAAATGGATAGGTGAATCTATCGGAGATGAACTATTTTCCCTTTATAAATTAAATTCTGCCCGAACATTTGATGATTTTCGTGATGCCCTCAGGCATTGGTCGGCGCCGGGATTGAATTTTCATTATGCAGACAAGACAGGCAACATTGGTGTAATTTCTGCGGGTTATGTTCCTCTACGAGAAACCAAATGCAATCCAAATCTTCCGAATCCTGCATGGATAGACAATTATAGCTGGAAGAGCCTTGTCAGATTGCAAGAAAATAATTTTGAAGAATTAAATCCCAAAGAAAATTTTATTGCTTCTGCAAATAATAAACTGAGCGATAAAAAGGATTTGTTTGTTTCAAATTATTGGGAACCTGATGCACGCTATCGCAGAATTATTGAGCTGCTTGGCGAGTCGGATGTCTATAATTCCAGAACAGCACAGTTTATGCAGAATGACTATTACTCAGTCTATGCAAAAGAATTAATGAACATTTGCATTCCGGTGCTTGATAATTATAGAAACCTTCTCGAACCTGAAGAGATTGAATTTTTGGAAATTATGAAAAATTGGGACTATATCATATCAAGAGCTTCAGTACATGCTTCGATTTATACTTTTTATTTCGAGAAGCTGATTTTTAATACTTTTCACGATGAGATGGGTGATAGACTTTACAAACAGTACGCTTTTGTATCAAGCCTTCCAACCAGAAAGCTTATAAGTCTTATTTCAATGTATGATTCACCACTTTTTGATATTCAGGGAACTACTAATGTCGAAAATAAGGAATTTATTATTTTCAAAAGTTTCAGAGATGCACTCAATGAATTCAATTCATATTTTGGAAATCTTCCGATTGAACACCGTCAATACGGTAAAATGCACACTCTTACACTGGAACATCCATTCTCTTCATCAGATTTTTTGAAATCTGCTGTAACACTTGGTCCTTACGAAACGGGCGGCAATAATACTACAATCAATAATGCCGAGTGGAATATTACAAATCCCTATAAACACCGTGTGGGACCTTCGATGCGATTTATTGCCGATATGAATACAGATTTTATATTTTCTTCTGTACCGGGTGGAAGTTCAGGTGACCATATACATCCTAATTTCAGCGACCAGTTGCAGATATGGCTCAATGGCGGTTATGTGACTCTGCCGCTTGATATATCTCAGACACCTGAAGATTTTAATCTAATATACAAATTTTTCCATTAA
- a CDS encoding NAD(P)-dependent oxidoreductase, producing MKALVTGATGFIGSHIADKLSSEGFEVRCMVRNPNNIKWLKNKGYEIVEGNFENKENLKIAVEGVDYIFHVAGLNFAKNKKDFQIVNTLGTQMLLNAAYDYNPGLKRFVYMGSQTATGPSPDFEHPVDEESPRNPITSYGLSKKLAEDEVMAFKGKIPYTIIKPPAVFGPRDTAIYGLFKMMYFGFAAHMGMSKKYISLIFVDDLVKGTVQAALCPVAVDNTYFLTNDKFYDWDYISDVFKAQMNKSFYFKVKVPEPVVRAVGISSEFLFGLFGVHPKFDKDKSKDFICQYWTCKADKAKRDFGFKQNYTFNEAVKLTFDWYKENKWL from the coding sequence TTGAAAGCACTTGTAACAGGAGCAACAGGTTTTATTGGAAGTCATATCGCAGATAAGCTGTCATCAGAGGGTTTTGAAGTCAGGTGTATGGTACGTAATCCCAATAATATCAAATGGTTGAAAAATAAAGGATATGAAATAGTTGAAGGAAATTTCGAAAACAAGGAAAATTTAAAAATTGCTGTTGAAGGTGTAGATTATATTTTTCATGTTGCCGGTTTGAATTTTGCAAAGAATAAGAAAGATTTTCAAATTGTTAATACTCTCGGTACGCAGATGTTACTAAATGCGGCATATGATTATAATCCCGGATTAAAACGATTTGTTTATATGGGAAGCCAGACTGCAACCGGTCCCTCTCCTGATTTTGAACATCCCGTGGATGAAGAATCACCTCGCAATCCAATTACATCTTACGGGCTAAGTAAAAAACTCGCTGAAGATGAAGTTATGGCTTTTAAAGGTAAAATTCCATATACAATCATTAAGCCACCTGCTGTTTTTGGTCCCAGAGATACCGCAATATACGGACTTTTCAAAATGATGTATTTTGGTTTTGCAGCCCATATGGGAATGAGTAAAAAATATATTAGTTTAATATTTGTTGATGATTTAGTAAAGGGAACAGTTCAGGCAGCTTTGTGTCCGGTAGCAGTTGACAACACGTATTTCCTTACAAATGACAAATTTTATGATTGGGATTATATTTCCGATGTATTCAAAGCCCAGATGAATAAATCCTTTTATTTTAAAGTAAAAGTACCGGAGCCGGTGGTAAGAGCAGTTGGCATTTCAAGTGAATTTTTATTCGGGCTTTTTGGTGTACATCCCAAATTTGATAAGGATAAATCAAAAGATTTTATTTGCCAGTACTGGACTTGCAAAGCCGATAAAGCTAAAAGAGATTTCGGTTTCAAACAAAATTATACATTTAATGAAGCTGTAAAATTAACATTTGACTGGTATAAAGAGAATAAATGGCTTTAG